A window of Arcobacter sp. F2176 contains these coding sequences:
- a CDS encoding SDR family NAD(P)-dependent oxidoreductase, with product MENKKVLVTGATGSIGQAIVKEYAKNGYFVYIHYNRNKEKAEEILDEINQNGELISFNMQDKNSIREVLENLDVEVLVNNAGIIKDNLFFFMDDDEWEDVINTNLSGLFYVTKVISKNMMMNKRGSIVNVASISGISGNSGQANYSASKGGVIAFTKTLSIELGRYNIRVNALAPGIIESEMIENIPNVKELKKAIPLKRFGKAQEVAKCAYFMGVDATYVSGEVLNISGAMVR from the coding sequence ATGGAAAATAAAAAAGTATTGGTTACAGGAGCTACTGGTTCTATTGGACAAGCTATTGTTAAAGAGTATGCTAAAAATGGATATTTTGTATATATTCATTACAATAGGAATAAAGAAAAAGCAGAAGAGATTTTAGATGAAATAAATCAAAATGGTGAACTGATTTCCTTTAATATGCAAGACAAAAACTCTATTAGAGAAGTTTTAGAAAATCTTGATGTTGAAGTTTTAGTAAATAATGCTGGAATTATAAAAGATAATTTGTTTTTCTTTATGGATGATGATGAATGGGAAGATGTAATTAATACAAATTTAAGTGGACTTTTTTATGTTACAAAAGTTATATCTAAAAATATGATGATGAACAAACGAGGTAGTATAGTAAATGTGGCATCAATATCAGGTATAAGTGGAAACTCAGGACAAGCAAATTATAGCGCTAGTAAAGGTGGAGTTATAGCTTTTACTAAGACTTTATCAATAGAACTTGGAAGATATAATATTAGAGTAAATGCCCTTGCCCCTGGAATAATAGAATCAGAGATGATTGAAAATATACCAAATGTGAAAGAGTTGAAAAAAGCAATACCTCTTAAAAGATTTGGAAAAGCCCAAGAAGTGGCAAAATGTGCTTATTTTATGGGTGTAGATGCTACATATGTAAGTGGAGAGGTATTGAATATTAGTGGGGCAATGGTAAGATAA